Proteins from one Malaya genurostris strain Urasoe2022 chromosome 2, Malgen_1.1, whole genome shotgun sequence genomic window:
- the LOC131430904 gene encoding uncharacterized protein LOC131430904 has translation MYVCSLRSSSVENMAPIYVLLVLAAFCTSFTEAGFLDWFRSSANKGHRICKVDFEVLDPKGLRLWTAHKPEMKMFGVELYINPTGKSDQSTCNLCKNTTEVMHGKFFIQDDNVIVKKGDVLEYVAITDNGNTVQRHKPKKLVVNDYLIKPQGRCACPAPVQYSSVHESEPSGEIELLERIISHLSNRCAAGVVSNYLFLQVGSPAGPSDLVQRVKSYLTDNVLLKPYADAVTSAEEYADGIGFQMKSVVDKLKILELGNGAGDILDYDGFTTIDKVDIRVSE, from the exons ATGTACGTGTGCAGTCTGAGAAGTTCGTCGGTAGAAAATATGGCGCCAATTTATGTACTGTTGGTTTTGGCGGCGTTTTGCACGAGTTTTACCGAGGCGGGTTTTCTGGATTGGTTCCGGAGCAGTGCCAACAAGGGACACCGTATTTGCAAAGTGGATTTCGAAGTGCTCGATCCGAAAGGGTTGAGACTTTGGACAGCCCATAAACCGGAGATGAAAATGTTTGGAGTTGAACTGTACATAAATCCTACCGGTAAAAGTGATCAGAGCACTTGTAATCTATGTAAGAATACCACAGAGGTCATGCACGGTAAATTTTTCATACAGGACGATAATGTGATCGTGAAGAAAGGGGATGTGCTAGAATACGTTGCGATTACTGATAACGGAAACACTGTTCAACGGCACAAGCCAAAAAAGCTTGTTGTTAATG ACTACTTGATTAAACCACAAGGTCGCTGTGCTTGCCCTGCTCCGGTTCAATACTCATCCGTTCATGAATCCGAGCCGTCAGGAGAAATTGAACTTCTAGAGCGAATAATTTCCCATCTATCAAACCGTTGTGCCGCAGGAGTCGTGTCAAattatctcttccttcaggtTGGAAGTCCCGCGGGACCCTCGGACCTTGTTCAGCGTGtgaaatcatatctgactgaTAATGTTCTTCTCAAACCATATGCTGACGCAGTAACTTCCGCCGAGGAATATGCTGATGGCATTGGATTTCAAATGAAATCAGTCGTCGATAAGCTTAAAATACTGGAACTTGGAAATGGTGCTGGTGACATTTTGGATTACGATGGATTTACTACTATCGATAAAGTTGACATCAGAGTATCCGAATGA
- the LOC131430903 gene encoding uncharacterized protein LOC131430903 — translation MEGISFDSLYLSDDSFVIECNDDFGGICEDIVCLASAAHSVDNLDPLKLADGSESPPSSSYYSSVRCFDKEIPSLFSDMEYLTEVSPETEMAIVPNEPAPIFVDPIEFSWKRTDIASGKSNGLTNDSEQYFSSFEEDSKDELNLKNRYLASTNYRKILQNYIQKGKRKLEESAYSKMKATVMSVKGGANSTSLIETVTCASFSNPSKYAAVKEPASFDRLRLDSILLPNYRCHDCNSCFLSVERLKKHTCIIAEQYQCQLCRREFRKRKTLEQHIKSHNKVFSTDADLRQW, via the exons ATGGAAGG AATCAGTTTCGATTCCTTATATCTGTCTGACGATTCGTTTGTGATTGAGTGCAACGATGACTTTGGTGGGATCTGTGAGGACATCGTGTGCCTTGCGAGTGCCGCGCATTCAGTGGATAACCTAGACCCCCTTAAATTGGCAGATGGCAGTGAAAGTCCACCGAGTAGTAGTTACTATTCTTCCGTGAGGTGCTTTGATAAAGAGATACCCTCGCTTTTCTCTGATATGGAATACTTGACGGAAGTTTCACCGGAAACGGAAATGGCCATTGTACCGAATGAACCCGCACCGATTTTTGTAGATCCAATAGAGTTTTCGTGGAAACGAACAGATATAGCATCAGGAAAAAGCAATGGTTTGACTAACGATTCGGAacaatatttttcatcattcgAAGAAGACTCCAAGGACGAATTGAACTTGAAAAACCGATATCTTGCCTCGACAAACTATAGGAAAATTCTGCAAAATTATATACAGAAAGGAAAACGTAAACTTGAGGAGAGTGCCTACTCCAAAATGAAAGCCACTGTGATGAGTGTGAAAGGCGGTGCCAATTCTACCTCCCTCATCGAAACCGTTACTTGTGCTTCCTTCAGCAATCCGTCAAAATATGCTGCCGTTAAAGAACCTGCCTCGTTTGACCGGCTTCGACTGGACTCAATCCTCCTGCCAAATTACCGATGTCACGATTGTAATTCCTGCTTTCTCTCCGTTGAACGGCTAAAGAAGCACACTTGCATTATAGCAGAACAGTACCAATGTCAGCTGTGTCGCCGAGAGTTTCGTAAACGGAAAACACTCGAGCAGCACATCAAGTCCCACAACAAGGTATTTTCAACCGATGCGGATCTACGCCAATGGTAG
- the LOC131430905 gene encoding serine/threonine-protein phosphatase PP2A 65 kDa regulatory subunit: MAASTSGDKAADDSLYPIAVLIDELKNEDIQLRLNSIKKLSTIALALGEERTRTELIPFLTETIYDEDEVLLALAEQLGNFTSLVGGPDYAMYLIPPLESLATVEETVVRDKAVESLRIVAAQHSAQDLEIHVVPTLQRLVSGDWFTSRTSACGLFSVCYPRVSAAVKAELRNNFRQLCQDETPMVRRAAAGKLGEFAKVVELEYLKSDLISMFVQMAQDDQDSVRLLAVEACVSIAQLLQQDDVEHNVMPTLRQCVNDSSWRVRYMVAEKFTELQKAVGPEITKTDLVPAFQYLLKDTEAEVRSSAATKVTEFCSNLDKGSQEQIIMTSILPYVKELVADPNQHVKSALASVIMGLSPILGRTNTIEHLLPLFLLQLKDEWPEVRLNIISTLECINDVIGIQQLSQSLLPAIVELAEDSKWRVRLAIIEYMPLLAGQLGQEYFNQKLRDLCFNWLNDHVYAIREAATLNMKKIVQTFGTQWAETNIINQILVMYKNSNYLHRMTCLFCINALADVVGADIIKRLFLPTIKVLATDPVANVRFNVAKSLQKLSPFLDQAAIDEHVKPILEKLNTDADVDVKYFASEAMVGIAAA, from the exons ATGGCTGCCAGTACCAGTGGTGATAAAGCAGCGGATGATTCACTTTACCCGATTGCTGTGCTGATCGATGAGCTAAAAAATGAGGATATTCAG TTACGTCTAAATTCAATCAAAAAGCTGTCGACGATCGCATTGGCTCTTGGTGAAGAACGGACTCGTACTGAGTTGATTCCATTTCTAACGGAAACTATCTACGACGAGGATGAAGTGCTTCTGGCGCTTGCTGAGCAACTGGGTAACTTTACATCCCTTGTTGGTGGACCGGACTATGCAATGTACTTGATCCCACCGCTGGAATCATTGGCCACGGTAGAGGAAACTGTTGTTCGTGACAAAGCTGTTGAATCATTGCGTATCGTGGCTGCCCAGCACAGTGCTCAGGATTTAGAAATTCACGTAGTCCCAACTCTGCAGCGGTTGGTATCCGGTGATTGGTTCACATCACGGACTTCGGCATGCGGACTGTTCTCGGTTTGCTACCCAAGAGTATCGGCAGCGGTCAAAGCAGAGCTGCGAAATAATTTCCGTCAGCTGTGCCAGGATGAAACTCCGATGGTTCGTAGAGCTGCCGCTGGAAAGTTGGGTGAATTCGCCAAAGTCGTCGAGTTGGAATATTTGAAGTCGGATTTGATCTCGATGTTTGTCCAGATGGCTCAAGACGATCAGGATTCAGTTCGTCTACTGGCTGTGGAAGCTTGCGTCAGCATTGCTCAGCTACTGCAGCAGGACGATGTGGAACAT AATGTAATGCCAACCTTACGTCAATGTGTAAATGATTCATCTTGGCGCGTTCGTTATATGGTTGCAGAAAAGTTCACCGAGCTACAGAAAGCGGTTGGACCAGAAATAACGAAAACTGATCTGGTTCCTGCATTTCAGTATTTGCTTAAGGACACTGAGGCTGAAGTCAGATCCTCGGCTGCCACTAAAGTGACGGAATTTTGTTCCAACTTGGATAAGGGTAGCCAGGAACagatcataatgacatcaattcTCCCCTATGTCAAGGAACTGGTGGCTGATCCTAATCAGCATGTCAAATCTGCTCTGGCGTCGGTCATTATGGGACTGAGCCCGATTCTTGGCCGTACCAACACAATCGAACATTTGCTACCGTTGTTCCTACTTCAATTAAAGGATGAGTGGCCAGAAGTTCGTCTAAACATTATTTCCACATTGGAGTGTATCAATGACGTCATCGGAATCCAACAGTTATCGCAATCTCTACTCCCTGCCATTGTCGAACTAGCCGAGGATTCAAAATGGCGCGTTCGGCTGGCCATTATCGAATACATGCCTTTGCTGGCTGGCCAACTCGGGCAGGAGTACTTCAATCAGAAGCTGCGGGATCTTTGCTTCAACTGGTTGAACGATCACGTCTATGCTATTCGCGAAGCTGCCACTTTGAATATGAAGAAAATTGTACAAACATTCGGCACACAATGGGCAGAAACTAACATCATTAATCAGATTTTAGTCATGTATAAGAACAGTAATTATCTGCACC GGATGACTTGTCTCTTTTGCATCAACGCTCTGGCCGACGTTGTTGGTGCCGACATCATCAAGCGACTGTTTCTGCCAACTATTAAGGTTCTCGCGACCGATCCGGTTGCGAATGTGCGTTTCAACGTCGCTAAGAGTCTACAAAAGCTGTCCCCATTCCTGGACCAAGCCGCAATCGACGAACATGTGAAACCGATTTTGGAAAAGCTCAACACTGACGCCGACGTTGATGTCAAGTATTTCGCCTCCGAAGCAATGGTTGGAATTGCCG CCGCCTAA
- the LOC131430902 gene encoding uncharacterized protein LOC131430902: MLLSSKQSALFILLTVCSLGTASLPTNEYAVSFPEWFSFHRQTKVDIHILEPIGLQIWSKYRPQCSNFGVELLINPTDSEIGYRLSKNVSVPQDGKFFIEDNNAAVKLGDTIKYRTVKTEDGEDEWSHWKTVLVDKSLFVQKGQHCSNHCRHNEDNGKVLFLKEYIEKILANCELHWMSEKLFFPLTQAHTLVSDPERFIKTRLYSIDLLRPMIDHVKNVYVAQDGVGFGMHSIIEKLKVLELGRNELGLVDYDDYIIEPGPSLPAIRNRMFEVSTRVFLTIDIGKTKVPITAEAVV; the protein is encoded by the exons ATGCTATTGAGCAGCAAACAAAGCGCACTTTTCATTCTACTGACAGTGTGTTCCTTAGGCACAGCAAGTTTACCGACGAATGAGTATGCAGTTTCTTTTCCGGAGTGGTTCTCGTTCCATCGGCAAACAAAGGTGGATATTCATATTCTGGAACCAATTGGATTACAAATTTGGAGTAAATATAGACCGCAATGTTCGAACTTCGGCGTGGAGCTTTTGATTAATCCCACCGATTCTGAGATCGGTTACCGTCTTAGCAAAAATGTCAGTGTTCCTCAGgatggaaaatttttcattgaagATAATAATGCTGCTGTCAAGCTGGGTGACACAATCAAGTACAGAACTGTGAAGACTGAAGACGGCGAAGACGAATGGTCCCATTGGAAAACCGTGCTCGTtgaca AAAGCCTTTTTGTTCAGAAAGGACAGCACTGTTCAAATCATTGTAGGCACAATGAAGACAACGGAAAGGTCTTATTTCTTAaagaatacattgaaaaaataTTGGCCAATTGCGAATTACATTGGATGTCGGAAAAACTGTTTTTCCCTCTAACTCAGGCCCATACGTTAGTTAGTGATCCGGAGCGATTCATCAAAACGCGTTTGTATTCAATAGATTTGCTAAGACCAATGATAGACCACGTGAAAAATGTCTATGTGGCTCAGGACGGAGTGGGCTTCGGTATGCACAGTATTATTGAGAAGCTTAAGGTGTTGGAGCTTGGCCGCAACGAACTCGGATTGGTGGACTATGATGATTATATCATTGAGCCAGGACCAAGTCTTCCagccattcgtaaccgaatgttcgaagtgagcacacgcgtttttttaacaatcgacatcggtaagacgaaggtgcctatcacagcagaggctgtagtatag